In Rosa chinensis cultivar Old Blush chromosome 1, RchiOBHm-V2, whole genome shotgun sequence, a genomic segment contains:
- the LOC112180440 gene encoding short-chain dehydrogenase TIC 32, chloroplastic, translating into MWFFRSIGPSGFSSSSTAEEATQGIDATGLTAIVTGASSGIGTETTRVLALRGAHVIMGVRNMAAGKDVKEAIVKEIPTAKIDAMELDLSSLSSVRKFASDYKSAGHPLNILINNAGIMATPFLLSKDKIELQFATNHIGHFLLTNLLLDTMKKTARASSKEGRIVNVSSEAHRFPYHGGIRFDKINDPSGYSRWAAYGQSKLANILHAKELSKQLKEEGANITANALHPGVILTNLFRHSNVLNGLVNVLGKVVLKNVQQGAATTCYVALHPQAEGVSGEYFSDSNISKPTSQAEDELLAKKLWDFSKDLTE; encoded by the exons ATGTGGTTCTTTAGAAGTATAGGCCCATCTGGGTTCTCATCATCTTCCACAGCAGAAGAAGCTACTCAAGGGATTGATGCTACTGGTCTCACTGCCATTGTTACAG GAGCATCTAGTGGCATTGGCACTGAAACTACGCGTGTTCTTGCACTGCGTGGTGCCCATGTGATTATGGGAGTGAGGAATATGGCTGCGGGTAAAGATGTGAAAGAAGCGATAGTTAAGGAAATCCCCACTGCCAAAATTGATGCCATGGAGTTGGATCTCAGTTCATTGTCATCTGTGAGGAAATTCGCATCAGATTACAAATCTGCTGGTCATCCTCTAAACATCTTAAT TAACAATGCAGGAATTATGGCAACCCCATTCTTGCTTTCCAAAGATAAGATTGAACTTCAGTTTGCCACAAACCACATAG GTCATTTTCTATTGACAAATCTTTTGTTGGATACTATGAAAAAGACTGCACGTGCAAGTAGCAAAGAAGGGAGAATTGTAAATGTATCCTCTGAAGCTCACCGGTTTCCATATCATGGAGGAATCCGTTTTGATAAAATCAACGACCCATCGGG GTACAGCAGGTGGGCTGCATATGGTCAATCAAAGCTAGCTAACATTTTGCATGCCAAAGAACTTTCAAAACAATTGAAG GAAGAGGGGGCAAATATAACTGCAAATGCACTTCACCCTGGTGTAATTCTCACCAATCTTTTCCGTCATAGCAATGTTTTAAATG GGCTTGTTAATGTGCTCGGTAAAGTTGTGCTTAAAAATGTTCAGCAG GGAGCAGCAACAACTTGCTATGTGGCATTGCATCCACAAGCTGAAGGGGTGAGCGGTGAATATTTTTCAGACAGTAATATTTCCAAGCCAACATCCCAAGCTGAAGACGAGTTGTTGGCAAAGAAACTCTGGGATTTCAGCAAGGATTTGACTGAATGA
- the LOC112180226 gene encoding mitogen-activated protein kinase kinase kinase YODA gives MRNMPSWWGKSSSKEAKKKSGSKESFIDSLHRKFKFSSESRVNGRSGGSRRPCSDAISEKGSRSPLESRSPSPSKQVARTQSFAERSISQPLPLPGQHPAHVGRTDSGFSISPKPRSDKCSKPLLFLPLPRPRCIGGRSNRADFDDGDMNTGSVSSDTSVDSEDPADSGLRSPQAIDYESGTRTAAGSPSSVMLKDQSFTVAPVISREAKKPANISFINQISPSSPKRRPLSSHVPNLQVPYQGAFWSAPDSSMSSPSRSPIRAFGTEQAVNSAFWAPKTYTDVTIAGSGHGSSPGSGHNSGHNSMGGDMSGQLFWQQSKGSPEYSPVPSPRLTSPGPGSRIHSGAVTPIHPRAGGALNDSQTSWPDDGKQQSHRLPLPPVTISNASPFSHSNSAATSPSVPRSPGRAENPASPGSRWKKGKLLGRGTFGHVYVGFNSESGEMCAMKEVTLFSDDAKSKESAKQLTQEITLLSRLRHPNIVQYYGSESVGDKLYIYLEYVSGGSIYKLLQDYGQFGELAIRSYTQQILSGLAYLHAKNTVHRDIKGANILVDPNGRVKLADFGMAKHITGQSCPLSFKGSPYWMAPEVIKNSSGANLAVDIWSLGCTVLEMATTKPPWSQYEGVAAMFKIGNSKELPAIPDHLLDDGKDFIRQCLQRNPLHRPTAAQLLEHPFVKYAAPLARPILGPEPSDSPAGVANGVKALGIGQSRNFSNLDSDRLAIHSSRVSKTHHHTSDLHIPRNISCPVSPIGSPLLHSRSPPHLNGRMSPSPISSPRTTSGSSTPLTGGSGAIPFIHLKQSINLQEGFGGISNPSNGLYGNGPSYHDSSPDMFRGKQPGSPIFSELMPSENDVLAKQFVRPAHTEQYNGQSVLADRVSRQLLKDHVKMNRLDLSPKSPLTGRTNGV, from the exons ATGAGAAATATGCCTTCATGGTGGGGGAAGTCGTCATCCaaagaagcaaagaagaagTCAGGGAGCAAGGAAAGtttcatcgattcattacatcGGAAATTTAAGTTTTCATCTGAAAGTAGAGTGAATGGTAGATCTGGAGGGTCTCGAAGACCATGTAGTGATGCCATTTCGGAAAAGGGGTCTCGATCTCCTCTAGAATCAAGATCTCCTTCACCCTCCAAACAAGTTGCAAGAACTCAAAGTTTTGCTGAAAGGAGTATTTCTCAACCACTTCCACTTCCTGGTCAACATCCTGCTCATGTCGGACGTACAGATTCTGGTTTTAGTATATCACCAAAACCAAGATCAGATAAATGCTCCAAGCCATTATTGTTTCTACCTCTCCCGAGACCTCGGTGCATTGGTGGGAGGTCAAATCGTGCTGACTTTGATGATGGAGATATGAATACTGGTTCAGTTTCTAGTGATACCTCTGTTGATAGTGAAGATCCAGCTGACTCAGGTCTCCGCAGCCCTCAGGCAATTGACTATGAAAGTGGGACTAGAACTGCAGCTGGCAGTCCTTCCAg TGTGATGCTCAAGGATCAGTCCTTCACTGTGGCCCCAGTAATCTCAAGAGAGGCAAAAAAACCAGCCAACATTTCATTCATTAATCAAATTTCCCCTTCATCGCCTAAACGGAGACCTTTGAGCAGTCATGTGCCAAATCTCCAGGTACCTTATCAAGGAGCTTTCTGGAGTGCTCCTGACAGCTCCATGTCAAGTCCTTCTAGAAGTCCAATTAGAGCATTTGGAACTGAGCAAGCCGTGAACTCTGCTTTCTGGGCTCCAAAAACTTATACTGATGTCACCATAGCAGGATCTGGCCACGGCTCCAGTCCAGGTTCTGGTCACAATTCTGGGCACAATTCAATGGGAGGGGATATGTCGGGACAGTTGTTTTGGCAGCAAAGCAAGGGTAGCCCCGAGTATTCTCCAGTACCTAGTCCCAGATTGACAAGCCCTGGCCCAGGCTCAAGAATTCATAGTGGTGCTGTTACACCTATTCATCCCAGAGCAGGTGGGGCTCTCAATGATTCGCAGACAAGCTGGCCTGATGATGGGAAACAACAAAGTCACCGTTTGCCTCTTCCTCCAGTAACAATTTCAAATGCATCACCCTTTTCTCATTCAAATTCAGCAGCAACATCTCCTTCTGTGCCACGAAGTCCTGGAAGGGCAGAAAATCCAGCGAGCCCTGGTTCTCGGTGGAAAAAGGGGAAGCTGCTGGGTAGAGGCACATTTGGACATGTTTATGTCGGTTTTAATAG TGAAAGTGGCGAAATGTGTGCAATGAAGGAGGTCACATTATTTTCTGATGATGCAAAGTCTAAGGAAAGTGCAAAGCAATTAACGCAG GAAATTACTTTGTTGAGCCGTTTACGGCATCCAAACATTGTGCAGTATTATGGGTCTGAATCA GTTGGTGACAAGctttatatatatttggagTATGTATCTGGTGGTTCTATATATAAACTTCTCCAAGACTATGGGCAATTTGGCGAACTTGCAATTCGTAGTTATACTCAACAAATCTTGTCGGGGCTTGCATATTTGCATGCTAAAAATACCGTCCACAG GGATATAAAAGGAGCAAACATACTAGTAGACCCAAATGGCCGTGTCAAGTTGGCGGACTTTGGGATGGCAAAGCAT ATTACCGGGCAGTCATGTCCTTTATCATTTAAGGGAAGTCCTTACTGGATGGCACCTGAG GTTATAAAGAACTCAAGTGGAGCCAACCTTGCTGTGGATATATGGAGTCTTGGGTGCACGGTTTTGGAAATGGCTACAACAAAACCACCTTGGAGTCAGTATGAAGGG GTTGCTGCCATGTTTAAGATTGGGAATAGCAAGGAACTGCCAGCAATTCCAGATCACCTCTTGGATGATGGAAAGGATTTCATAAGGCAATGCTTACAGCGAAATCCACTTCATCGTCCTACAGCTGCTCAGCTCTTGGAGCATCCGTTTGTGAAATATGCAGCACCTTTGGCAAGACCTATATTGGGCCCTGAGCCTTCTGATTCACCTGCTGGGGTTGCAAATGGAGTGAAGGCTCTG GGCATTGGGCAATCAAGAAATTTCTCCAATTTGGATTCAGATAGGCTTGCAATTCACTCATCTAGAGTTTCAAAAACTCATCACCATACCag TGATCTCCATATTCCAAGGAACATATCATGCCCTGTATCACCCATCGGAAGCCCTCTATTGCACTCCAGGTCACCACCACACTTAAATGGAAGAATGTCACCGTCTCCTATATCTAGCCCGCGGACCACTTCGGGCTCATCCACGCCTCTCACTGGTGGCAGCGGTGCCATTCCATTTATTCACCTAAAACAGTCCATAAATTTGCAAGAGGGTTTCGGAGGCATTTCAAATCCCTCAAATGGTCTCTATGGTAATGGCCCCTCCTATCATGATTCATCTCCTGACATGTTTCGAGGGAAGCAACCAGGGTCTCCCATCTTCTCAGAATTAATGCCCTCTGAAAATGATGTTCTTGCAAAACAGTTTGTAAGGCCCGCGCATACAGAGCAGTACAATGGACAGTCAGTTTTGGCTGATCGTGTGTCTCGCCAACTCCTCAAGGATCATGTTAAGATGAACAGACTGGATTTAAGTCCAAAGTCTCCTTTGACTGGCCGGACAAATGGTGTCTGA
- the LOC112180654 gene encoding silicon efflux transporter LSI2 isoform X2 — MASSVKVVLGSIAFATFWILAVFPAVPFLPIGRTAGSLFGAMLMVVFRVLTPDQAYAAIDLPIIGLLFGTMVVSIYLERADMFKYLGKLLLWKSQGAKDLICRVCLISAISSAFLTNDTACVVLTEFVLKVARQHNLPPRPFLLALATSANIGSAATPIGNPQNLVIAVWSNIPFGKFVLGIFPAMLVGVCVNALLLLCMFWKLLFIQKDVEDATGEVVGEEDVISHRFSPAFNPEETKSHPFSPAFNPEETKSLLGSPFVENRRNRVPSAENEIKRVSSAGTFESARNSSASNTEETNDVASQKKEEPVALKMTRSKEKLGDNCTTTESLEGKENLTTKWRRMLWKSGVYFVTIGMLVAFLMDLSMSWCAITAALALVVLDFKDARPCLEKVSYSLLIFFCGMFITVDGFNKTEIPSTLWHFMKPHAKIDHVGGIAVLAVTILVLSNVASNVPTVLLLGGRVAASAALISAADEKKAWLLLAWVSTVAGNLSLMGSAANLIVCEQARQPPLLAYNLSFWSHLKFGVPSTIIVTAIGLTLIR; from the exons ATGGCTTCTTCTGTCAAAGTGGTTCTAGGCTCAATTGCCTTTGCAACATTCTGGATATTGGCGGTGTTTCCGGCTGTCCCTTTTCTGCCAATTGGGAGGACTGCAGGGTCTCTTTTTGGGGCAATGCTGATGGTTGTGTTCCGAGTCCTAACTCCGGATCAAGCCTACGCTGCAATTGATCTCCCAATCATTGGACTTTTGTTTGGGACAATGGTTGTGAGTATCTATCTTGAAAGAGCAGATATGTTCAAGTATTTGGGCAAGTTACTCTTGTGGAAAAGCCAAGGAGCAAAGGACTTGATATGTAGAGTCTGTTTGATTTCTGCCATTTCAAGTGCTTTTTTAACCAATGACACCGCTTGCGTGGTTTTGACCGAGTTTGTACTAAAAGTTGCAAGACAACACAACTTACCGCCTCGTCCGTTCCTGCTTGCACTTGCCACGAGTGCAAATATTGGGTCTGCAGCAACCCCAATCGGCAATCCTCAGAACCTGGTTATAGCTGTTTGGAGTAACATTCCTTTTGGAAAGTTTGTTTTAGGAATTTTCCCTGCAATGCTTGTAGGAGTTTGTGTGAATGCTTTGCTTCTTTTGTGTATGTTCTGGAAGTTGTTGTTTATCCAGAAGGATGTGGAGGACGCAACTGGAGAGGTTGTCGGGGAGGAGGATGTGATTTCTCATCGGTTTTCACCAGCCTTCAACCCAGAGGAAACCAAGAGTCATCCGTTTTCACCAGCCTTCAACCCAGAGGAAACCAAGAGTCTGCTAGGTTCTCCATTTGTTGAGAACCGTAGGAACCGTGTGCCTTCAGCTGAGAACGAGATCAAGAGGGTTTCAAGTGCTGGTACTTTTGAGTCTGCAAGAAATTCAAGTGCGTCAAACACTGAGGAGACAAATGATGTGGCTTCCCAGAAAAAGGAGGAACCAGTTGCTCTGAAAATGACTAGATCAAAGGAAAAACTTGGAGATAATTGTACTACTACAGAGTCTTTGGAAGGAAAGGAAAATTTGACCACAAAATGGAGAAGGATGTTGTGGAAATCTGGCGTTTATTTTGTTACCATAGGAATGTTGGTTGCGTTTCTTATGGACCTGAGCATGTCATGGTGCGCGATTACTGCTGCACTTGCTCTAGTTGTTCTTGATTTCAAGGATGCTCGGCCATGCCTAGAAAAG GTATCATATTCACTTTTAATTTTCTTCTGTGGTATGTTTATAACTGTGGATGGCttcaacaaaactgaaattccAAGCACTCTTTGGCACTTCATGAAGCCCCATGCGAAAATTGATCATGTTGGCGGAATAGCAGTTCTTGCTGTTACCATACTTGTACTATCAAACGTGGCTTCAAACGTGCCAACTG TTCTCTTGCTTGGAGGACGAGTGGCAGCATCCGCAGCTTTAATATCAGCAGCGGATGAGAAGAAGGCATGGCTGCTTCTAGCTTGGGTGAGCACCGTGGCCGGGAACCTCTCGCTAATGGGATCAGCAGCCAACTTGATAGTATGTGAACAGGCTCGCCAACCTCCACTCCTTGCATACAATTTGTCATTCTGGAGCCATCTCAAATTTGGGGTGCCGTCCACTATTATAGTCACTGCTATTGGTTTGACACTGATAAGATGA